From Hippoglossus stenolepis isolate QCI-W04-F060 chromosome 4, HSTE1.2, whole genome shotgun sequence, a single genomic window includes:
- the fosb gene encoding protein fosB isoform X2 yields the protein MQLFWRETKSTSAGNNKTSNGPAFSLSPCGAMYQGFPGDPDSGSRGSSSPSIESQCLSSVDSFGSPPTSSAPQECVSVGAGLSIAGSGLGTSVGGEMPGSFVPTVTAITTSQDLQWMVQPTLVSSQASGQSGSTGTTTMTQPVSLVDPYDMPGPSYSLRSGFTPPSSETAGPAPGPMRQSRARSRRTRDESVSDDGDVGVFLTPEEEEKRRVRRERNKLAAAKCRNRRRELTDRLQSETDILEEEKAELEAEISELQKEKERLEFVLVAHQPTCKIQYQDQPPQGPAQLHPVQAQLPPQTLQPSVSIVGLAVKEDSFFLPPAYTPHPASTQSQPPVQQHQLQQQLQQQLQQQPQQGIMQEREPAGSVPTRGTAVASSHLIP from the exons ATGCAACTTTTTTGGAGAGAAACCAAGAGCACCTCAGCGGGAAATAACAAGACCAGTAACG GTCCCGCATTCTCTCTGAGTCCCTGCGGGGCGATGTACCAAGGGTTCCCCGGCGACCCCGACAGCGGATCCCGCGGAAGCTCGTCTCCGTCTATAGAGTCCCAGTGCCTTTCCTCCGTGGACTCCTTCGGGAGCCCGCCGACCTCCAGTGCTCCGCAG gagtgtgtgtcagtgggagCTGGCTTGAGCATTGCGGGCAGCGGGCTAGGAACCAGTGTCGGAGGGGAGATGCCTGGCTCATTTGTGCCAACCGTCACCGCCATCACCACCAGTCAGGACCTGCAGTGGATGGTGCAGCCAACCCTCGTCTCTTCCCAGGCCTCTGGACAAAGTGGGTCCACTGGCACCACAACCATGACCCAGCCAGTGTCACTAGTTGACCCATATGATATGCCAGGCCCCAGTTACTCCTTGAGGTCTGGATTCACTCCTCCGAGTTCAGAAACTGCGGGCCCAGCCCCGGGCCCTATGCGCCAGTCTCGAGCCCGCAGCCGCCGCACTCGTGACGAGTCTGTGAGTGACGATGGagatgttggtgtgttt CTaacacctgaggaggaggagaagaggcgTGTTCGTCGAGAGAGAAACAAGTTGGCTGCTGCCAAATGCAGAAACCGCCGACGAGAACTCACAGACAGACTGCAGTCG GAGACGGACattctggaggaggagaaggctgAGCTGGAGGCCGAGATTTCTGAGTtgcagaaggagaaggagcgCTTAGAGTTTGTCCTGGTGGCCCACCAGCCGACCTGTAAGATCCAATACCAGGACCAGCCTCCACAGGGCCCAGCGCAACTCCATCCGGTCCAGGCCCAGCTCCCTCCCCAGACCTTGCAACCTTCTGTCTCCATTGTGGGCTTGGCTGTGAAGGAAGACTCTttcttcctgcctcctgcctaCACACCCCATCCGGCCTCCACACAGTCCCAGCCTCCGGTTCAGCAGCATCAACTTCAGCAGCAACTTCAGCAGCAACTTCAGCAGCAACCTCAGCAAGGGATAATGCAGGAG AGGGAGCCTGCGGGGTCAGTGCCAACCAGAGGAACAGCAGTAGCGAGCAGTCATCTGATTCCCTGA
- the c4h19orf47 gene encoding uncharacterized protein C19orf47 homolog isoform X2, which produces MASVTTATSEWIQFFKDAGIPAGLAVTYAVSFVDNRIQKNMLMDLNKDIMMDLGITVIGDIIAILKHAKQVYRQDMCKMATEAISSGQTSVKAELRRTANSPATRMIANALSSDSPPPTPARRPDNRLSVTVSNMQANKSNKAVISQPADEGNSLAAVKRRRVTAEMEGLKRTSVFARLGAESKADAPTSNNKPTGVFSRLDQAAKVEVVPRAGKMDVDEQDDSDGEGSVLQYAGVLKRPPPSQKKEPTAKPAPTTLRRLGGKFKLPPTGPPAPSSSSPNGLPPAKISVLKRLGKLPATTMAVSPTPADTQDNRVTSTKPRTLERLTIASPKVSSSTGTTAAGGVVGGGGAESLGARMDIQAVSVFKRLGNKNT; this is translated from the exons ATGGCGTCCGTGACAACAG CCACCTCGGAGTGGATTCAGTTTTTTAAGGATGCAGGGATCCCAGCCGGTCTCGCTGTCACCTATGCAGTCTCCTTTGTGGACAACAG aATCCAGAAGAACATGCTTATGGACCTCAATAAAGATATTATGATGGACCTCGGTATCACGGTCATTGGTGATATCATTGCCATTCTTAAACATGCCAAGCAGGTGTACCGGCAG GACATGTGCAAAATGGCCACAGAAGCCATCTCCTCAGGACAGACAAGTGTTAAAGCTGAGCTCAGAAGAACAGCCAATAGTC CTGCCACTCGTATGATTGCTAACGCTTTGAGCAGCGACTCCCCGCCACCCACCCCGGCCCGTCGACCTGACAACCGCCTCTCTGTCACAGTGTCCAACATGCAAGCAAACAAGAGCAACAAAGCAG TTATAAGTCAGCCTGCCGACGAGGGGAACAGTTTAGCAGCAGTGAAGCGCCGGCGAGTGACAGCTGAGATGGAAG GTTTGAAACGCACGTCTGTATTTGCAAGACTTGGGGCTGAATCCAAAGCAGACGCACCGACAAGCAATAACAAG CCCACTGGTGTGTTCAGTCGTCTGGACCAAGCGGCCAAAGTGGAAGTCGTGCCGAGGGCAGGGAAGATGGATGTAGACGAGCAGGATGACAGTGATGGAGAGGGCTCTGTTCTTCAGTACGCTGGCGTCCTCAAGAGACCACCTCCCTCCCAGAAGAAGGAGCCAACCGCAAAACCTGCCCCGACCACCCTGCGGCGACTGGGAGGAAAATTCAAACTACCTCCCACTGGCCCTCccgctccctcctcttcttcccctaACGGCCTACCTCCTGCCAAAATCAGTGTGCTTAAGAGACTGGGCAAGCTCCCTGCCACAACCATGGCTGTGTCGCCCACGCCGGCCGACACGCAGGACAACAGAGTGACCAGCACCAAGCCCAGAACCCTGGAGAGGCTGACCATAGCAAGCCCCaaagtcagcagcagcaccgggaccacagcagcaggaggagtagtgggaggaggaggagcagagtccTTGGGGGCCCGCATGGACATTCAGGCTGTGAGTGTTTTTAAGAGACTGGGCAATAAGAATACCTAA
- the c4h19orf47 gene encoding uncharacterized protein C19orf47 homolog isoform X1: MASVTTATSEWIQFFKDAGIPAGLAVTYAVSFVDNRIQKNMLMDLNKDIMMDLGITVIGDIIAILKHAKQVYRQDMCKMATEAISSGQTSVKAELRRTANSPATRMIANALSSDSPPPTPARRPDNRLSVTVSNMQANKSNKAVISQPADEGNSLAAVKRRRVTAEMEGKYIINMPKGTTPRTRRILAQHGKKGLKRTSVFARLGAESKADAPTSNNKPTGVFSRLDQAAKVEVVPRAGKMDVDEQDDSDGEGSVLQYAGVLKRPPPSQKKEPTAKPAPTTLRRLGGKFKLPPTGPPAPSSSSPNGLPPAKISVLKRLGKLPATTMAVSPTPADTQDNRVTSTKPRTLERLTIASPKVSSSTGTTAAGGVVGGGGAESLGARMDIQAVSVFKRLGNKNT, translated from the exons ATGGCGTCCGTGACAACAG CCACCTCGGAGTGGATTCAGTTTTTTAAGGATGCAGGGATCCCAGCCGGTCTCGCTGTCACCTATGCAGTCTCCTTTGTGGACAACAG aATCCAGAAGAACATGCTTATGGACCTCAATAAAGATATTATGATGGACCTCGGTATCACGGTCATTGGTGATATCATTGCCATTCTTAAACATGCCAAGCAGGTGTACCGGCAG GACATGTGCAAAATGGCCACAGAAGCCATCTCCTCAGGACAGACAAGTGTTAAAGCTGAGCTCAGAAGAACAGCCAATAGTC CTGCCACTCGTATGATTGCTAACGCTTTGAGCAGCGACTCCCCGCCACCCACCCCGGCCCGTCGACCTGACAACCGCCTCTCTGTCACAGTGTCCAACATGCAAGCAAACAAGAGCAACAAAGCAG TTATAAGTCAGCCTGCCGACGAGGGGAACAGTTTAGCAGCAGTGAAGCGCCGGCGAGTGACAGCTGAGATGGAAGGCAAGtacatcatcaacatgcccaaAGGCACCACGCCTCGTACACGCCGCATCCTGGCCCAGCACGGCAAGAAAG GTTTGAAACGCACGTCTGTATTTGCAAGACTTGGGGCTGAATCCAAAGCAGACGCACCGACAAGCAATAACAAG CCCACTGGTGTGTTCAGTCGTCTGGACCAAGCGGCCAAAGTGGAAGTCGTGCCGAGGGCAGGGAAGATGGATGTAGACGAGCAGGATGACAGTGATGGAGAGGGCTCTGTTCTTCAGTACGCTGGCGTCCTCAAGAGACCACCTCCCTCCCAGAAGAAGGAGCCAACCGCAAAACCTGCCCCGACCACCCTGCGGCGACTGGGAGGAAAATTCAAACTACCTCCCACTGGCCCTCccgctccctcctcttcttcccctaACGGCCTACCTCCTGCCAAAATCAGTGTGCTTAAGAGACTGGGCAAGCTCCCTGCCACAACCATGGCTGTGTCGCCCACGCCGGCCGACACGCAGGACAACAGAGTGACCAGCACCAAGCCCAGAACCCTGGAGAGGCTGACCATAGCAAGCCCCaaagtcagcagcagcaccgggaccacagcagcaggaggagtagtgggaggaggaggagcagagtccTTGGGGGCCCGCATGGACATTCAGGCTGTGAGTGTTTTTAAGAGACTGGGCAATAAGAATACCTAA
- the capn12 gene encoding calpain-12 yields the protein MATDNVPAPLGSIENPIKFKDQDFRRLLEECLKSGELFSDPVFPAEQESIGLPEDPDPVKAIKWQRPKEISGSAVFVEGTIGTTDICQGQLGNCWLLAALSCLTMHPKLFVKVVPPNQSLSKPYAGIFHFTFWQYGEWVEVVVDDRLPVREGRLLFSYSHTRNEFWSALVEKAYAKLMGSYGSLKGGNISEGMEDFTGGIAYTVDISSRTPPVLWRSLTAALSRRSLLSCFIQAHSYQDIGKVTDDGLIKGHAYAITDTDKVKNASNEILLLRLRNPWGFVEYRGPWSDKAKEWDAVDKAEKERIDLKKREDGEFWISAEDFCRLFNIVELCSLNPDSLDMANAPASPSTPASQAAWTISEHEGLWVPGSSAGGSRRYHKTFWKNPQFQLILREQDQTEEEEDEEDEDDEDDEVEVTPEEKKRVEKQKQKAKQCTVLVELLQKNRRQKDKLNFLYVAFHIYKVPDELQDVCLGHDFFVNNRPVGRSGKYQSQRGVWRKLHLDPGNYIIVGSTYRPNKPGDFFVRIFSKTGNTLGTQEFTCSSGFLPVMATPVTPEDHSRVKKTFDEEAGPDDRLNAKMFMKMLNSALDRDYHLPLETCRQLIFGEDTKGSSRLSREQAETLLSSVHKLQSIFFQFDIDSSGTMSPFELTSALEAVGMQCDGKVIQLLSERFASGELHMPFHSFVSCFTRLRKLFALYDSQTSEEVKSKGINAWLLQFVML from the exons ATGGCGACTGATAACGTACCTGCACCTCTGGGCTCCATCGAGAACCCGATCAAGTTTAAGGATCAGGACTTCAGGCGCCTCCTGGAGGAGTGTCTGAAGTCCGGGGAGCTGTTCTCTGATCCAGTCTTCCCTGCCGAGCAGGAGTCCATCGGTTTACCCGAAGACCCGGATCCAGTGAAGGCGATCAAGTGGCAGAGACCCAAG GAAATCAGTGGGAGCGCTGTGTTTGTGGAGGGCACGATTGGGACCACAGATATCTGCCAGGGCCAACTGG GCAACTGTTGGCTGCTGGCGGCGCTGTCCTGCCTCACCATGCACCCCAAGCTCTTTGTGAAGGTGGTGCCACCAAACCAAAGCCTGTCTAAACCGTATGCAGGGATCTTCCACTTTACG ttcTGGCAGTATGGTGAGTGGGTGGAGGTGGTTGTGGATGACAGGCTGCCAGTGCGTGAAGGCCGTCTGCTCTTCAGCTACTCTCACACCCGCAACGAGTTCTGGAGCGCCCTGGTGGAGAAGGCCTACGCCAA GTTAATGGGATCCTATGGGAGCCTGAAGGGAGGCAACATCTCTGAGGGGATGGAGGATTTCACAGGAGGCATCGCGTACACGGTGGACATCTCGTCTCGTACCCCCCCTGTCCTCTGGAGGTCTCTGACAGCGGCCCTGTCCAGACGCAGCCTGCTCAGCTGTTTCATTCAG GCCCACAGCTACCAGGACATAGGTAAGGTGACAGACGACGGGCTGATAAAGGGCCACGCTTACGccatcactgacactgacaag GTGAAAAATGCCTCGAATGAGATTTTGTTGCTGAGGCTGAGGAACCCCTGGGGATTTGTGGAGTATCGTGGACCCTGGAGCGACAA GGCTAAAGAGTGGGACGCTGTGGACAAAGCAGAGAAGGAGCGTATCGAcctgaaaaagagagaagatggagagttCTG GATCAGTGCTGAGGACTTCTGCCGCCTCTTCAACATCGTGGAGCTCTGCAGCTTGAATCCTGACTCTCTTGACATGGCAAACGCACCTGCCTCTCCATCCACGCCTGCATCCCAGGCTGCCTGGACCATCAGTGAACATGAAGGACTCTGGGTACCGGGGAGCTCTGCTGGTGGCAGCCGCAGATACCACA agACATTTTGGAAGAATCCTCAGTTCCAGTTGATTCTCAGAGAGCAGGACCAGAccgaggaggaagaagatgaagaggacgaGGATGATGAAGACGACGAGGTGGAGGTGACCccggaggagaagaaaagagtggagaagcagaagcagaaagcCAAACAGTGCACGgtgctggtggagctgctgcagaagaatCGCAGGCAGAAGGATAAACTCAACTTCCTCTACGTAGCTTTCCACATCTACAAG GTTCCTGATGAG CTCCAGGATGTGTGTCTGGGCCACGACTTCTTCGTGAACAATCGCCCTGTGGGTCGTTCTGGGAAATATCAGTCTCAGAG GGGTGTGTGGAGGAAGCTGCATCTGGACCCGGGTAACTACATCATCGTGGGATCCACCTATCGACCCAACAAGCCCGGAGATTTCTTTGTCCGCATTTTCTCCAAGACTGGAAACACTCTGGG GACTCAGGAATTCACCTGctcctctggcttcctcccg GTTATGGCGACTCCAGTCACCCCGGAGGATCACAGCAGAGTTAAGAAGACTTTTGATGAGGAGGCCGGACCT GATGACAGACTGAACGCGAAGATGttcatgaaaatgttgaacTCAG CTCTCGACAGAGATTACCATCTGCCCCTGGAGACGTGCAGACAGCTCATCTTTGGAGAGGAC ACTAAAGGAAGCTCCCGTCTCAGCCGGGAACAAGCCGAGACCCTGCTGTCCAGTGTGCACAAACTGCAG TCCATCTTTTTCCAGTTTGATATTGACTCTTCTGGGACAATGAGCCCCTTTGAGCTCACCTCAGCACTGGAAGCTGTCG GAATGCAGTGTGATGGAAAGGTAATTCAGCTGCTGTCTGAGCGCTTTGCGTCCGGAGAGCTTCACATGCCCTTCCACAGTTTTGTGTCATGTTTCACCAGACTGCGCAAGCTCtttg cTCTGTATGATTCACAGACCAGTGAGGAGGTGAAAAGCAAAGGGATCAATGCT TGGCTCCTGCAGTTTGTGATGCTGTGA
- the fosb gene encoding protein fosB isoform X1, which yields MQLFWRETKSTSAGNNKTSNGPAFSLSPCGAMYQGFPGDPDSGSRGSSSPSIESQCLSSVDSFGSPPTSSAPQECVSVGAGLSIAGSGLGTSVGGEMPGSFVPTVTAITTSQDLQWMVQPTLVSSQASGQSGSTGTTTMTQPVSLVDPYDMPGPSYSLRSGFTPPSSETAGPAPGPMRQSRARSRRTRDESVSDDGDVGVFLTPEEEEKRRVRRERNKLAAAKCRNRRRELTDRLQSETDILEEEKAELEAEISELQKEKERLEFVLVAHQPTCKIQYQDQPPQGPAQLHPVQAQLPPQTLQPSVSIVGLAVKEDSFFLPPAYTPHPASTQSQPPVQQHQLQQQLQQQLQQQPQQGIMQEVEFSSSFYGSSEPVPGGPCLMASDGGGGNHDDAAIGRYNTSYTSSFVFTYPEGACGVSANQRNSSSEQSSDSLNSPSLLAL from the exons ATGCAACTTTTTTGGAGAGAAACCAAGAGCACCTCAGCGGGAAATAACAAGACCAGTAACG GTCCCGCATTCTCTCTGAGTCCCTGCGGGGCGATGTACCAAGGGTTCCCCGGCGACCCCGACAGCGGATCCCGCGGAAGCTCGTCTCCGTCTATAGAGTCCCAGTGCCTTTCCTCCGTGGACTCCTTCGGGAGCCCGCCGACCTCCAGTGCTCCGCAG gagtgtgtgtcagtgggagCTGGCTTGAGCATTGCGGGCAGCGGGCTAGGAACCAGTGTCGGAGGGGAGATGCCTGGCTCATTTGTGCCAACCGTCACCGCCATCACCACCAGTCAGGACCTGCAGTGGATGGTGCAGCCAACCCTCGTCTCTTCCCAGGCCTCTGGACAAAGTGGGTCCACTGGCACCACAACCATGACCCAGCCAGTGTCACTAGTTGACCCATATGATATGCCAGGCCCCAGTTACTCCTTGAGGTCTGGATTCACTCCTCCGAGTTCAGAAACTGCGGGCCCAGCCCCGGGCCCTATGCGCCAGTCTCGAGCCCGCAGCCGCCGCACTCGTGACGAGTCTGTGAGTGACGATGGagatgttggtgtgttt CTaacacctgaggaggaggagaagaggcgTGTTCGTCGAGAGAGAAACAAGTTGGCTGCTGCCAAATGCAGAAACCGCCGACGAGAACTCACAGACAGACTGCAGTCG GAGACGGACattctggaggaggagaaggctgAGCTGGAGGCCGAGATTTCTGAGTtgcagaaggagaaggagcgCTTAGAGTTTGTCCTGGTGGCCCACCAGCCGACCTGTAAGATCCAATACCAGGACCAGCCTCCACAGGGCCCAGCGCAACTCCATCCGGTCCAGGCCCAGCTCCCTCCCCAGACCTTGCAACCTTCTGTCTCCATTGTGGGCTTGGCTGTGAAGGAAGACTCTttcttcctgcctcctgcctaCACACCCCATCCGGCCTCCACACAGTCCCAGCCTCCGGTTCAGCAGCATCAACTTCAGCAGCAACTTCAGCAGCAACTTCAGCAGCAACCTCAGCAAGGGATAATGCAGGAGGTAGAGTTTTCTAGTTCTTTCTATGGCTCAAGTGAGCCAGTACCTGGTGGGCCGTGCCTTATGGCCAGCGACGGTGGTGGTGGTAACCATGACGATGCCGCCATTGGCCGCTACAACACCTCATACACATCTTCATTTGTGTTCACCTACCCAGAGGGAGCCTGCGGGGTCAGTGCCAACCAGAGGAACAGCAGTAGCGAGCAGTCATCTGATTCCCTGAACTCGCCTTCGCTGTTGGCGCTCTGA